A window from Rhea pennata isolate bPtePen1 chromosome 1, bPtePen1.pri, whole genome shotgun sequence encodes these proteins:
- the NIT2 gene encoding omega-amidase NIT2 isoform X5 codes for MRKYFSEAQGAGRFVEDFRLALIQLHVSAVKSDNLQQACRLVKEASAKGAKVVALPECFNSPYGTQYFKEYAEKIPGESTHKLSEAAKECSIYLVGGSLPEEDGGKLYNTCTVFGPDGVMLAKHRKLHLFDINVPGKIQFKESETLSPGSAFSVFDTPYCKVGLGICYDIRFAELAQVYGQKGCQLLIYPGAFNLTTGPAHWELLQRGRAVDNQVYVATASPARDEKASYVAWGHSTVVNP; via the exons ATGaggaagtatttttctgaagccCAAGGAGCTGGGAGATTCGTGGAAG ACTTCCGCTTGGCGCTCATTCAGCTTCACGTATCTGCTGTCAAATCAGATAACCTGCAACAAGCCTGCAGACTGGTGAAAGAAGCATCAGCAAAAGGCGCAAAAGTTGTGGCTCTACCT GAATGTTTTAACTCTCCTTATGGAACCCAGTACTTCAAAGAATACGCAGAGAAGATTCCTGGAGAGTCGACACACAAACTCTCAGAAGCTGCCAAGGAGTGTAGCATTTATCTTGTTGGAG GCTCCCTTCCAGAAGAGGATGGTGGAAAGCTGTATAATACGTGTACTGTCTTTGGGCCTGATGGTGTGATGCTGGCTAAGCATAGGAAG CTTCATTTGTTTGACATAAATGTTCCTGGGAAGATCCAGTTCAAAGAGTCTGAGACTCTGAGTCCAGGGAGTGCTTTCTCTGTGTTTGATACTC CATACTGTAAAGTGGGCCTGGGCATCTGCTATGATATCAGATTTGCTGAGCTGGCTCAAGTCTATGGACAGAAAG gTTGCCAGCTGTTGATATATCCAGGGGCTTTTAATCTAACAACAGGACCAGCTCACTGGGAACTACTGCAAAGGGGACG AGCTGTTGATAATCAAGTCTATGTAGCTACTGCATCTCCTGCTAGAGATGAAAAAGCATCCTACGTTGCTTGGGGACACAGCACTGTAGTAAATCCGTG
- the NIT2 gene encoding omega-amidase NIT2 isoform X1: MRKYFSEAQGAGRFVEDFRLALIQLHVSAVKSDNLQQACRLVKEASAKGAKVVALPECFNSPYGTQYFKEYAEKIPGESTHKLSEAAKECSIYLVGGSLPEEDGGKLYNTCTVFGPDGVMLAKHRKLHLFDINVPGKIQFKESETLSPGSAFSVFDTPYCKVGLGICYDIRFAELAQVYGQKGCQLLIYPGAFNLTTGPAHWELLQRGRAVDNQVYVATASPARDEKASYVAWGHSTVVNPWGEVIAKAGTEETVLYADIDLKKLAEIRQQIPILSQKRNDLYGIEMKK, from the exons ATGaggaagtatttttctgaagccCAAGGAGCTGGGAGATTCGTGGAAG ACTTCCGCTTGGCGCTCATTCAGCTTCACGTATCTGCTGTCAAATCAGATAACCTGCAACAAGCCTGCAGACTGGTGAAAGAAGCATCAGCAAAAGGCGCAAAAGTTGTGGCTCTACCT GAATGTTTTAACTCTCCTTATGGAACCCAGTACTTCAAAGAATACGCAGAGAAGATTCCTGGAGAGTCGACACACAAACTCTCAGAAGCTGCCAAGGAGTGTAGCATTTATCTTGTTGGAG GCTCCCTTCCAGAAGAGGATGGTGGAAAGCTGTATAATACGTGTACTGTCTTTGGGCCTGATGGTGTGATGCTGGCTAAGCATAGGAAG CTTCATTTGTTTGACATAAATGTTCCTGGGAAGATCCAGTTCAAAGAGTCTGAGACTCTGAGTCCAGGGAGTGCTTTCTCTGTGTTTGATACTC CATACTGTAAAGTGGGCCTGGGCATCTGCTATGATATCAGATTTGCTGAGCTGGCTCAAGTCTATGGACAGAAAG gTTGCCAGCTGTTGATATATCCAGGGGCTTTTAATCTAACAACAGGACCAGCTCACTGGGAACTACTGCAAAGGGGACG AGCTGTTGATAATCAAGTCTATGTAGCTACTGCATCTCCTGCTAGAGATGAAAAAGCATCCTACGTTGCTTGGGGACACAGCACTGTAGTAAATCCGTG GGGTGAAGTCATAGCCAAAGCTGGCACCGAGGAAACAGTTCTGTACGCAGATATAG